One window of Rasiella rasia genomic DNA carries:
- a CDS encoding DUF3347 domain-containing protein — protein sequence MKFYTTSFLCILMVAFTACNDGNKKDNPATVEVASGDDVTQSDSKKPTIGDVTFNDPNMAIVFREYLGLKDAMVGTNPAKTAAQASRLMTAFTEMKADEAAVTAAENVMNAGHMDRQREAFVELTAIVEQMLEGEVASGTIYKQYCPMAFNNTGASWLSNSSDIMNPYFGSKMLRCGRIDGKIE from the coding sequence ATGAAATTTTACACAACAAGTTTTCTATGTATTCTTATGGTTGCTTTTACAGCCTGTAACGATGGTAATAAAAAGGATAACCCAGCTACAGTAGAAGTTGCTTCTGGTGATGATGTTACGCAAAGTGACAGTAAAAAACCTACGATAGGTGACGTTACTTTTAATGATCCAAATATGGCAATTGTGTTTCGTGAATACCTTGGTTTGAAAGATGCAATGGTGGGAACAAATCCAGCGAAAACAGCTGCCCAAGCATCACGATTAATGACCGCATTTACCGAAATGAAGGCAGACGAGGCCGCCGTTACAGCAGCAGAAAATGTGATGAATGCGGGACACATGGACCGACAACGTGAGGCATTTGTAGAACTTACTGCAATTGTAGAGCAAATGTTGGAAGGTGAAGTTGCCTCAGGTACCATTTATAAGCAATACTGCCCAATGGCATTTAATAATACGGGGGCTTCTTGGTTGAGCAATAGCAGTGATATCATGAACCCATATTTTGGTAGCAAAATGTTGCGTTGCGGCCGTATAGATGGTAAAATAGAGTAG
- a CDS encoding HYC_CC_PP family protein: MKQIFSIALSLLLLLSSSGIAYAQHFCGDFEMMATFTIGEKSLSCGMASVDDGCEDEEAEEHTCCDNQYTKVTTDDNFSTSQDTFQVPTNFVAAFVSVFVLQFETSAATEVAELWHYKPPPLIKNIPVLYETFLI, encoded by the coding sequence GTGAAACAAATATTCTCCATAGCACTTTCTTTGTTGCTTCTTTTAAGTAGTAGTGGCATTGCTTATGCCCAACACTTTTGTGGAGATTTTGAAATGATGGCAACATTCACGATAGGAGAGAAAAGCCTCTCTTGTGGCATGGCCTCGGTAGATGATGGTTGTGAAGATGAAGAAGCCGAAGAGCACACATGTTGCGATAACCAATATACTAAAGTAACCACAGACGATAATTTTAGCACCTCGCAAGATACGTTTCAAGTGCCTACCAACTTTGTAGCGGCATTTGTTTCTGTTTTTGTGTTACAGTTTGAAACTAGTGCAGCTACCGAAGTTGCCGAATTGTGGCATTATAAACCACCCCCACTCATAAAGAACATACCTGTACTTTACGAAACT